One stretch of Zerene cesonia ecotype Mississippi chromosome 20, Zerene_cesonia_1.1, whole genome shotgun sequence DNA includes these proteins:
- the LOC119835297 gene encoding cytochrome P450 306a1 isoform X1, which translates to MDFLFLWLVTFVLGFWICKKIKQWKDLPPGPWGLPVVGYLPFFDRLNPHLTLTKLAKDYGPIYSIGMGSIYTVVLSDHKLIREAFAKDSFSGRAPLYLTHGIMHGNGIICAEGALWKDQRKSITAWLKSFGMSKHSMSRDKLEKRIASGVYELLQNVKEASGTPVDLAEVVTNSLGNVVNDIIFGYKFPPNDVTWQWFREIQEEGCHEMGVAGAVNFLPFLRFISPSIQKTIEVLVRGQAQTHRLYASIVARRRKMLGIETPEQAVYAAHDDLFDQHPEGFIKCIKYSKYSVNTEEHYFDPNVLIASEDECIVDNFLKEQKRRFESNEESAKYMTDEQMMYLLADMFGAGLDTTSVTLAWYFLYMCIYPDEQERVRKEIMFECPDDSQIDISKLPYLMATICETQRIRSIVPVGIPHGCTQDTYLGNYRIPKGTMVVPLQWAIHTDPNIWDDPNEFRPRRFIDDEGNLLKPQEFIPFQTGKRMCPGDELSRMLSVGLIVRFLRCVRIRLASEPPSEEDLMGKVGLTLSPPKTTYICELI; encoded by the exons atggattttttatttctttggcTGGTAACTTTTGTCCTAGGCTTCTGGATttgcaagaaaataaaacaatggaaAGATTTACCACCAGGGCCATGGGGCCTCCCTGTAGTTGGGTATTTACCCTTTTTTGATCGTCTCAACCCCCATCTAACGTTAACAAAATTAGCAAAAGACTATGGTCCAATCTACTCCATTGGAATGGGCAGTATTTATACGGTCGTACTTTCTGACCATAAGTTAATACGAGAAGCGTTTGCCAAAGACAGTTTCTCTGGACGCGCACCGTTGTATTTGACGCATGGTATTATGCATGGAAATG GTATTATTTGTGCCGAAGGAGCCCTGTGGAAAGATCAGCGCAAATCGATTACGGCTTGGCTCAAGAGTTTCGGTATGAGTAAACACAGTATGTCTCGAGATAAATTGGAGAAGAGGATTGCTTCAGGCGTGTACGAGCTATTACaa aacgTAAAGGAAGCTTCAGGAACCCCTGTTGATTTGGCTGAAGTAGTGACAAATTCACTAGGAAATGTTGTAAACGATATTATTTTTGGATACAAATTTCCACCAAACGACGTAACTTGGCAATGGTTTAGAGAAATACAAGAAGAAGGATGCCATGAAATGGGTGTAGCCGGTGCTGTCAATTTCCTTCCATTCCTTCG GTTTATATCACCATCCATTCAGAAGACCATAGAAGTTCTTGTACGTGGCCAAGCTCAAACTCATAGACTTTACGCGAGCATAGTAGCTAGACGTCGCAAAATGCTTGGAATTGAAACACCCGAACAGGCTGTATACGCAGCACACGATGATCTTTTTGACCAACATCCCGAAGGCTTtatcaaatgtataaaatatagtaaatattctGTTAACACCGAAGAACATTACTTTGATCCAAATGTTCTTATTGCGTCCGAAGATGAATGCATTGTTGACAATTTCCTTAAAGAGCAAAAACGAAGGTTTGAATCAAATGAAGAGTCTGCCAAATACATGACAGATGAACAAATGATGTATCTTTTAGCGGATATGTTCGGAGCTGGTCTTGATACAACGTCAGTGACACTTGCGTGGTACTTTTTGTACATGTGTATATATCCAGACGAACAG GAACGCGTACGCAAAGAAATTATGTTTGAATGTCCTGATGATTCTCAAatagatatttcaaaattgcCTTATTTAATGGCAACGATATGCGAGACTCAAAGAATTCGCTCTATTGTTCCAGTTGGAATACCCCATGGATGCACAcaa GATACTTATTTGGGTAATTATCGTATACCAAAAGGAACAATGGTGGTGCCTCTCCAATGGGCGATACATACGGATCCTAATATTTGGGATGATCCTAACGAATTCAGACCTCGGCGGTTTATTGACGATGAGGGTAATCTGTTGAAACCGCAAGAGTTCATACCGTTTCAGACGG gGAAGCGAATGTGCCCTGGGGATGAATTATCTAGAATGCTGTCAGTTGGTCTGATTGTCAGATTTCTTCGCTGCGTTAGAATACGCCTCGCATCTGAACCACCGTCAGAAGAAGATCTCATGGGCAAAGTTGGACTGACCCTTTCTCCACCCAAAACCACGTATATATGTGAGCTTATATAG
- the LOC119835297 gene encoding cytochrome P450 306a1 isoform X2: MGSIYTVVLSDHKLIREAFAKDSFSGRAPLYLTHGIMHGNGIICAEGALWKDQRKSITAWLKSFGMSKHSMSRDKLEKRIASGVYELLQNVKEASGTPVDLAEVVTNSLGNVVNDIIFGYKFPPNDVTWQWFREIQEEGCHEMGVAGAVNFLPFLRFISPSIQKTIEVLVRGQAQTHRLYASIVARRRKMLGIETPEQAVYAAHDDLFDQHPEGFIKCIKYSKYSVNTEEHYFDPNVLIASEDECIVDNFLKEQKRRFESNEESAKYMTDEQMMYLLADMFGAGLDTTSVTLAWYFLYMCIYPDEQERVRKEIMFECPDDSQIDISKLPYLMATICETQRIRSIVPVGIPHGCTQDTYLGNYRIPKGTMVVPLQWAIHTDPNIWDDPNEFRPRRFIDDEGNLLKPQEFIPFQTGKRMCPGDELSRMLSVGLIVRFLRCVRIRLASEPPSEEDLMGKVGLTLSPPKTTYICELI, encoded by the exons ATGGGCAGTATTTATACGGTCGTACTTTCTGACCATAAGTTAATACGAGAAGCGTTTGCCAAAGACAGTTTCTCTGGACGCGCACCGTTGTATTTGACGCATGGTATTATGCATGGAAATG GTATTATTTGTGCCGAAGGAGCCCTGTGGAAAGATCAGCGCAAATCGATTACGGCTTGGCTCAAGAGTTTCGGTATGAGTAAACACAGTATGTCTCGAGATAAATTGGAGAAGAGGATTGCTTCAGGCGTGTACGAGCTATTACaa aacgTAAAGGAAGCTTCAGGAACCCCTGTTGATTTGGCTGAAGTAGTGACAAATTCACTAGGAAATGTTGTAAACGATATTATTTTTGGATACAAATTTCCACCAAACGACGTAACTTGGCAATGGTTTAGAGAAATACAAGAAGAAGGATGCCATGAAATGGGTGTAGCCGGTGCTGTCAATTTCCTTCCATTCCTTCG GTTTATATCACCATCCATTCAGAAGACCATAGAAGTTCTTGTACGTGGCCAAGCTCAAACTCATAGACTTTACGCGAGCATAGTAGCTAGACGTCGCAAAATGCTTGGAATTGAAACACCCGAACAGGCTGTATACGCAGCACACGATGATCTTTTTGACCAACATCCCGAAGGCTTtatcaaatgtataaaatatagtaaatattctGTTAACACCGAAGAACATTACTTTGATCCAAATGTTCTTATTGCGTCCGAAGATGAATGCATTGTTGACAATTTCCTTAAAGAGCAAAAACGAAGGTTTGAATCAAATGAAGAGTCTGCCAAATACATGACAGATGAACAAATGATGTATCTTTTAGCGGATATGTTCGGAGCTGGTCTTGATACAACGTCAGTGACACTTGCGTGGTACTTTTTGTACATGTGTATATATCCAGACGAACAG GAACGCGTACGCAAAGAAATTATGTTTGAATGTCCTGATGATTCTCAAatagatatttcaaaattgcCTTATTTAATGGCAACGATATGCGAGACTCAAAGAATTCGCTCTATTGTTCCAGTTGGAATACCCCATGGATGCACAcaa GATACTTATTTGGGTAATTATCGTATACCAAAAGGAACAATGGTGGTGCCTCTCCAATGGGCGATACATACGGATCCTAATATTTGGGATGATCCTAACGAATTCAGACCTCGGCGGTTTATTGACGATGAGGGTAATCTGTTGAAACCGCAAGAGTTCATACCGTTTCAGACGG gGAAGCGAATGTGCCCTGGGGATGAATTATCTAGAATGCTGTCAGTTGGTCTGATTGTCAGATTTCTTCGCTGCGTTAGAATACGCCTCGCATCTGAACCACCGTCAGAAGAAGATCTCATGGGCAAAGTTGGACTGACCCTTTCTCCACCCAAAACCACGTATATATGTGAGCTTATATAG
- the LOC119835033 gene encoding cytochrome P450 18a1-like, whose amino-acid sequence MITMFSNSKLLWGLWQVLNYCSSRTTLPLLLAVGVAYLVMRLMNVVREIRKLPPGPWGPPVVGYLPFLGVRHKTFLELARCYGALFSARLGNQLTVVLSDYKLIREAFRREEFTGRPSTPLMHTLDGLGIINSEGRLWKNQRRFLHEKLREFGMTYMGNGKKIMEGRIKTEVQELMVNLHCADGAPIDANPLFALGVSNVICGITMSVRFSNGDARFARLNHLIEEGMRLFGEIHYGEYIPLYNYLPGKAQVQEKVAKNREEMFSFYQTLIDEHRDTLDINNARDLIDVYLIEIEKAKTEGRAGDLFDGRDQELQLKQILGDLFSAGMETIKSSLLWMLVFMLRNPDVKRRVQEELDAIVGRDRLPTIEDMPSLVYTETTILETLRMSSIVPLATTHSPTKDVNLNGYRIPAGSQVVPLINCVHMDPNLWDEPNKFNPSRFIDDNGKIRRPEYFMPFGVGRRMCLGDVLARMEMFMFFASMMHQFDVQMESGVAPPSLEGTVGATIAPQAFRVKFVPRAPAAPAPPVASLPDHPHLRHVGSH is encoded by the exons TTGGCGTAGCGTACCTGGTGATGCGGCTCATGAACGTGGTGCGTGAGATCCGTAAGCTTCCTCCAGGGCCGTGGGGGCCACCTGTGGTGGGCTACCTTCCGTTCCTGGGAGTGAGACATAAGACCTTTCTGGAATTGGCTCGTTGCTACGGCGCCTTGTTCTCGGCTCGCCTCGGAAACCAGCTAACTGTTGTGTTAAGTGACTACAAACTGATTAGAGAAGCTTTTCGCCGTGAAGAATTCACTGGGCGCCCTAGCACGCCTCTCATGCATACGTTGGATGGTCTCG GTATCATAAACAGTGAGGGTCGCCTCTGGAAGAATCAACGTCGATTCTTACACGAAAAACTACGCGAATTTGGTATGACATACATGGGGAACGGCAAGAAAATTATGGAAGGCAGAATTAAG acTGAAGTTCAAGAACTAATGGTGAATCTGCATTGCGCTGATGGCGCGCCTATTGATGCCAATCCTCTGTTCGCGCTAGGTGTATCTAACGTGATTTGCGGCATAACCATGTCGGTCCGATTCAGTAACGGTGACGCTCGATTTGCGAGACTTAATCATCTTATCGAAGAAGGCATGAGACTGTTTGGAGAAATTCATTATGGAGAATATATACCactatataat TATCTGCCGGGAAAAGCACAAGTTCAGGAGAAAGTCGCTAAGAACCGCGAAGAAATGTTTTCGTTTTATCAAACTTTGATAGACGAACACCGAGATACGTTAGATATCAACAATGCGAGAGATCTCATTGATGTTTATCtcattgaaattgaaaagGCTAAAACTGAAGGTCGTGCTGGAGATTTATTTGATGGAAGAGACCAAG AACTGCAACTTAAACAAATACTTGGCGATCTCTTCTCCGCTGGAATGGAGACTATTAAGTCATCACTGCTGTGGATGCTTGTGTTTATGTTACGAAACCCCGACGTCAAGAGACGCGTTCAGGAAGAGCTCGACGCTATTGTGGGTCGCGATCGCCTTCCCACCATTGAAGATATGCCTAGTCTCGTGTATACCGAAACGACTATCTTAGAAACATTGCGTATGTCGAGCATTGTCCCCTTAGCTACGACTCATTCACCAACAAA ggACGTCAATCTCAATGGCTACAGAATTCCTGCTGGTTCACAAGTAGTACCCCTCATAAACTGTGTTCACATGGACCCAAACCTCTGGGATGAACCTAACAAGTTCAATCCAAGCAGATTCATCGATGATAATGGCAAGATTCGACGACCAGAATACTTCATGCCCTTCGGTGTGGGACGACGTATGTGCTTGGGTGATGTTCTCGCCCGTATGGagatgtttatgttttttgcaAGCATGATGCACCAATTCGATGTTCAAATGGAATCCGGGGTTGCTCCGCCGTCGTTGGAGGGTACGGTGGGCGCTACGATCGCGCCGCAAGCTTTCCGCGTAAAGTTTGTGCCGCGCGCGCCGGCCGCGCCCGCTCCCCCCGTCGCCAGCCTGCCAGACCACCCGCACCTACGTCACGTCGGATCGCACTAA